A portion of the Toxotes jaculatrix isolate fToxJac2 chromosome 16, fToxJac2.pri, whole genome shotgun sequence genome contains these proteins:
- the gfi1b gene encoding zinc finger protein Gfi-1b produces MPRSFLVKNKRCTSYNVHRSYEDEPKASICTEVPPAVHSSDSSDRPQSEGQCSPPDRRSFEKEEEELACPLPVHPEPTRPPAAPTQPYYLTEPHMAEFPPYYKPTYAWEPVPSSYELRQMSFSPTVLQHASSLYGTHISRSPQPQQPLDCSTHYSPTSNTYHCITCEKVFSTPHGLEVHVRRSHSGTRPFGCSICRKTFGHAVSLEQHMNVHSQEKSFECKMCGKTFKRSSTLSTHLLIHSDTRPYPCQYCGKRFHQKSDMKKHTYIHTGEKPHKCQVCGKAFSQSSNLITHSRKHTGFKPFGCDICSKGFQRKVDLRRHHESQHGMK; encoded by the exons ATGCCCCGGTCATTTctggtgaaaaataaaaggtgCACGTCCTATAATGTTCACCGTTCATATGAAGACGAGCCGAAGGCCTCCATATGTACAG AGGTCCCACCAGCAGTTCACAGCTCAGACTCTTCAGACAGGCCTCAGTCCGAGGGGCAGTGTTCCCCTCCAGACCGCCGTTCGtttgaaaaggaggaggaagagcttgCTTGTCCGTTACCTGTTCATCCAGAGCCGACCCGACCTCCTGCAGCTCCCACACAGCCATACTACCTAACTG AGCCTCACATGGCAGAATTCCCTCCATACTACAAGCCAACATACGCCTGGGAGCCGGTACCGTCCTCTTACGAGCTCCGTCAGATGAGTTTCAGCCCCACGGTGCTGCAGCATGCCAGCAGTCTGTACGGCACCCACATCAGCCGCAGTCCACAGCCTCAGCAGCCTCTGGACTGCAGCACGCACTACTCCCCCACCTCCAACACCTACCACTGTATCACCTGTGAGAAG GTGTTCTCAACGCCCCACGGACTGGAGGTTCACGTCAGGAGGTCGCACAGTGGAACCAGACCTTTCGGCTGCAGCATCTGCAGAAAAACCTTCGGTCACGCAGTCAGTCTGGAGCAACACATGAATGTTCACTCTCAG GAAAAAAGCTTCGAGTGTAAGATGTGTGGGAAAACATTCAAGCGTTCCTCCACTCTCTCCACACACCTGCTCATCCACTCGGACACGAGGCCTTACCCCTGCCAGTACTGCGGCAAGAGGTTCCACCAGAAGTCTGATATGAAGAAACACACGTATATTCACACTG GTGAAAAACCCCACAAATGTCAAGTGTGTGGTAAAGCATTCAGCCAAAGCTCCAACCTGATCACCCACAGCAGGAAGCACACAGGCTTCAAGCCGTTTGGATGTGACATTTGTTCCAAGGGTTTCCAACGTAAAGTAGACCTCCGCAGGCACCACGAGAGCCAGCACGGCATGAAGTGA